In Gossypium arboreum isolate Shixiya-1 chromosome 5, ASM2569848v2, whole genome shotgun sequence, a single genomic region encodes these proteins:
- the LOC108451645 gene encoding G-type lectin S-receptor-like serine/threonine-protein kinase B120 — MADYDISKRNMATMRKFPCISLLLFSCFCMQVFNGTVAATDTLFQGQIMTASGLLTSSGNAFELGFFSTGSTNLYLVIRMKNVATKDIVWIANRDLPFTGSSMILTINDDGYLVIVNGRISYRVSDDPSSSQNVSVTLLDSGNLVLRDRNMDILWQSFDYPSNTFLPGMKLGYNNKTGKVWSLTSWLDEEDPNNGDFEVRMVSNEVFLMRGTEILWSSGPWNGHGFDLMPEMRLNYIFNYSLYSDENETYFSYSLYNPETITRFSLDVDGRMREFAWLENYQQWNLFWSQPRQFCSILNSCGSFSRCFEDTQSCKCLRGFYPSENRQGHNGGCIRSTPLTCGNGDNKDRFLGIDDVTYPLSSMQQINASNPFPYLGPQISISDENSCKEACLNNCSCSAYAYNTTGHCAIWYGDLINLQQLSSNYPTGHKIFVKLAASEFNNGKAKWDVWIFALPVGLLVLLTASFFIFRWRKSLKNKGEMEDTRRDILLFDLEMSITASSNDFSGSENSRNRRKDPAFPLFSLASISIATENFSLENKLGEGGFGPVYKGKLLNGQEIAVKRLSKRSGQGLEELKNETMLIAKLQHRNLVRLLGCCLEQGEKILIYEFMPNKSLDLFLFGTNNDGLLDWGTRVRIIEGIAQGLLYLHQYSRLRIIHRDLKASNILLDSEMNPKISDFGLARMFGDDKLQANTKRIVGTYGYMSPEYAMEGLFSIKSDVFSFGVLLLEIVSGKKNTGFYHSSSLNLIGHAWEFWKGDKVLELVDHRLEDLVSYPMLYRYIQVALLCVQEMAADRPTMSEVVSMLTNELTVLNSPKQPAFSNSNQPSSRPATLSANHITVSIMEPR; from the exons ATGGCTGACTACGATATTAGCAAAAGAAACATGGCGACCATGAGAAAATTTCCATGTATTTCCTTGCTTCTTTTTTCATGCTTTTGCATGCAGGTTTTCAATGGAACAGTTGCAGCCACTGATACCCTTTTCCAAGGTCAAATCATGACGGCCTCAGGTCTGTTAACATCTTCTGGAAATGCCTTTGAGTTGGGGTTCTTTTCAACTGGCTCAACTAATCTGTATTTGGTGATTCGGATGAAGAATGTTGCAACCAAGGATATTGTGTGGATTGCCAATAGAGACCTTCCTTTCACTGGTTCATCTATGATTCTCACCATCAATGATGATGGATACCTTGTGATTGTGAATGGCAGAATAAGTTATAGGGTGAGTGATGATCCGTCATCAAGCCAAAATGTGAGTGTAACGCTGTTGGATTCTGGGAATTTGGTTCTAAGAGATAGGAATATGGATATACTATGGCAGAGCTTTGATTACCCTTCAAACACTTTTTTGCCTGGGATGAAGCTTGGTTACAATAATAAAACAGGGAAAGTTTGGTCTCTAACATCTTGGTTGGATGAAGAAGACCCAAATAATGGGGATTTCGAGGTGAGAATGGTATCAAATGAAGTGTTCCTCATGAGGGGTACCGAAATATTATGGAGTAGTGGACCTTGGAATGGCCATGGTTTTGACTTGATGCCTGAAATGAGATTGAACTACATCTTCAACTACAGCTTGTATAGCGATGAAAACGAAACATATTTTTCGTATTCATTGTATAATCCTGAAACTATAACTAGATTCAGCCTCGATGTTGACGGACGTATGAGAGAATTTGCATGGCTTGaaaattatcaacaatggaatttGTTCTGGTCTCAACCAAGACAGTTTTGTAGCATTTTAAACTCTTGTGGCTCATTCAGTCGATGCTTTGAGGATACTCAGAGTTGCAAGTGCTTGCGAGGTTTTTATCCATCGGAGAACCGACAAGGTCACAATGGTGGATGTATCAGGAGTACGCCCCTAACATGTGGGAATGGAGATAATAAAGACAGATTCTTAGGGATTGATGATGTGACCTATCCTTTAAGTTCCATGCAGCAAATCAATGCTTCAAATCCTTTTCCATATTTAGGCCCTCAAATTTCGATCTCCGATGAGAATTCGTGCAAAGAAGCTTGCTTGAATAACTGCAGTTGCAGTGCATATGCATACAACACAACAGGCCATTGCGCAATATGGTACGGTGACCTTATTAATCTTCAACAATTATCATCAAATTATCCAACAGGACATAAAATCTTTGTCAAACTTGCAGCTTCCGAATTCAACAATGGCAAAG CCAAATGGGACGTATGGATATTTGCACTTCCTGTTGGTCTACTGGTGCTTCTTACTGCATCCTTCTTTATTTTTCGGTGGAGGAAGAGTCTTAAAAACAAAG GGGAGATGGAAGATACAAGGCGGGATATACTACTCTTTGATTTGGAGATGAGCATCACAGCTAGTAGCAATGATTTTTCGGGTTCCGAAAACTCTCGAAATAGAAGGAAGGACCCTGCATTTCCGCTGTTTAGCTTAGCTAGCATATCGATAGCTACCGAAAATTTCTCCTTGGAGAATAAGCTGGGAGAGGGAGGATTTGGACCTGTTTATAAG GGAAAACTATTAAATGGACAAGAAATAGCAGTGAAAAGGCTTTCGAAACGGTCCGGACAAGGGCTGGAAGAGTTGAAAAACGAGACGATGCTTATAGCAAAGCTTCAACATAGGAACCTTGTTAGACTATTGGGTTGCTGTTTAGAACAAGGGGAAAAGATATTGAtctatgagttcatgcctaacaAAAGCCTGgatttatttctttttg GAACAAACAATGACGGGTTACTAGACTGGGGAACACGAGTTCGAATAATCGAGGGGATTGCACAAGGTCTTCTGTATCTTCACCAATATTCGAGATTACGGATCATACATCGAGATCTTAAGGCAAGCAATATCCTGTTAGACAGTGAAATGAACCCGAAAATATCAGATTTCGGGTTGGCAAGAATGTTTGGTGATGACAAGTTACAAGCAAATACTAAAAGGATTGTAGGAACTTA TGGCTATATGTCGCCTGAATACGCCATGGAAGGCCTTTTCTCTATTAAATCCGATGTGTTCAGCTTCGGTGTGCTGCTGTTGGAGATAGTGAGTGGCAAGAAGAACACTGGCTTTTACCATAGCAGTTCTCTTAATCTAATTGGACAT gCATGGGAATTTTGGAAAGGAGATAAAGTTCTTGAATTGGTGGATCATAGATTGGAAGACCTAGTTTCATATCCCATGCTGTACAGATACATTCAAGTGGCACTTCTTTGTGTTCAAGAAATGGCTGCCGACAGACCGACAATGTCAGAAGTTGTCTCGATGCTTACCAATGAACTTACAGTTCTAAATTCTCCCAAACAGCCAGCATTCTCTAATTCAAATCAGCCTTCAAGCAGGCCCGCAACACTTTCAGCGAATCACATAACAGTTTCTATAATGGAACCTCGATAG